The Pedobacter cryoconitis genome has a window encoding:
- a CDS encoding DEAD/DEAH box helicase: MLRVDSSKPCKIVYSLCKHEYLGYLIEPHIVQLNPQGDFSLTYQRLFSHTAQEFAKHLTDSDLKIIKMLDETEQDHVIKKYHKKAIRPFEFFSKFYDDKFYENARPKIEKKLAEVLEILKIKDELYLMDKDGWPAERKIELATEPATILFHFRRSEVETRYFPTIKYQSLRIDFMFKEAQIVSNQPAWLLLNDVLYFFEQDIEGKKLFPFLNKRYITIPTAKEETYFEKFVAPLIEKYHVYAEGFDIQTEKHEPTAILKVIYIEGGISQLQLYFKYGAHVFALGNEKKVTVHVEKQENNYVFTRVKRDTVWEKHKYTELTKLGLKKTSALFYNLELAATDTEDKSYGILNWVNEHIEQLAAKGYSIEQSTGQKKFLFASSKIDFEIKEDNDWFDINAIVYFGIHPVPFISLKQHILHKKREFPLPDGTIAIIPEKWFSQYGSLFSLSDGGKMLKLKKHHIGLINDLAGDGIANVTLQRKLQKLNDFENIDDVQMPVHFKGELRSYQKAGYNWFSFLREYNFGGCLADDMGLGKTIQTLAMLQKLKEEDELNHTHSTSLIIMPTSLIYNWLAEAKKFTPKLKILAHTGSTRNKDVSHFIKYDIVITTYGITRVDVNEIQDFYFNYIILDESQNIKNPSSKSFKSVRQLKSRHRLILSGTPVENSVGDLWTQLTFLNPGLLGTQAFFNEEYVQAIEKRKDEDKAKKLQAIIKPFVLRRTKEQVAEELPAKTEQIIYCDMSEDQASYYEKTKSAYRNDLLSSMDDGTYAKKQVQLLQGLTALRQLANHPSMIDDEYLSDSGKFENVIHTLDNVLKGGHKVLIFSQFVKHLSIFKHHFEKELIPFAYLDGSTKNRGEIVAEFQENKDLKVFLISIKAGGVGLNLTQADYVFILDPWWNPAVEQQAIDRSHRIGQEKKVFIYKFIAKDTVEEKILALQNRKKRLASSLITTEESFFKSLSKEDIREILK; this comes from the coding sequence ATGTTACGCGTAGATAGTTCTAAACCCTGCAAAATCGTATATTCACTGTGCAAGCATGAGTATTTAGGCTATTTAATTGAACCGCATATTGTTCAACTTAATCCTCAGGGTGATTTTTCTTTAACCTATCAGCGTCTATTCAGCCATACTGCTCAGGAATTTGCCAAACATCTAACAGATTCTGATCTCAAAATCATTAAGATGCTTGATGAAACAGAGCAGGATCATGTGATTAAGAAATATCATAAAAAAGCAATCAGGCCTTTTGAATTTTTCAGTAAATTCTATGATGATAAGTTCTATGAAAACGCGAGGCCTAAAATTGAGAAGAAATTAGCTGAAGTCCTGGAAATCCTTAAAATTAAAGATGAGTTATACCTCATGGATAAAGATGGATGGCCGGCAGAGCGTAAAATAGAGCTGGCTACTGAGCCCGCTACGATCTTGTTTCACTTTAGAAGAAGTGAGGTAGAAACGCGGTACTTCCCAACTATCAAATACCAGTCATTGCGAATAGATTTTATGTTTAAAGAAGCGCAGATTGTTAGTAATCAACCTGCATGGCTCTTATTAAACGATGTGCTTTATTTCTTTGAACAGGATATCGAAGGTAAAAAGCTGTTCCCTTTTCTGAATAAGCGTTATATCACGATCCCTACAGCCAAAGAAGAGACTTATTTTGAGAAATTCGTAGCTCCTTTAATAGAGAAATATCACGTTTATGCAGAAGGGTTTGATATCCAGACAGAAAAACATGAACCTACAGCAATCCTGAAAGTAATTTATATAGAGGGCGGTATTTCACAACTTCAGCTTTATTTCAAATATGGTGCGCATGTTTTTGCACTTGGAAATGAGAAAAAAGTAACCGTTCATGTTGAAAAGCAGGAGAACAATTATGTATTTACCCGTGTCAAAAGGGATACAGTATGGGAAAAACATAAATATACCGAGTTAACAAAACTGGGTCTTAAAAAAACAAGTGCACTCTTTTATAACCTGGAACTCGCAGCAACTGATACTGAAGATAAATCGTATGGCATTCTGAACTGGGTTAACGAACATATCGAACAGTTAGCAGCTAAAGGTTATAGTATTGAGCAGTCAACAGGTCAGAAAAAGTTCCTGTTCGCATCGAGTAAAATCGACTTTGAAATTAAAGAAGATAACGACTGGTTTGATATTAATGCGATTGTATATTTCGGGATACATCCTGTCCCTTTTATTTCCCTTAAACAGCATATTCTACATAAAAAGAGAGAATTCCCACTTCCCGATGGCACTATAGCGATCATACCGGAAAAATGGTTCTCTCAATACGGAAGTTTATTCAGCCTCTCTGACGGAGGAAAAATGCTGAAGCTTAAAAAGCATCATATTGGCCTGATCAACGATCTGGCTGGTGATGGGATTGCCAACGTAACTTTGCAGCGCAAGCTTCAGAAGCTGAATGATTTTGAGAACATTGATGATGTTCAGATGCCTGTTCATTTTAAAGGTGAATTAAGAAGTTATCAGAAAGCAGGTTATAACTGGTTCAGCTTTTTAAGAGAATATAACTTTGGTGGTTGTTTAGCAGATGACATGGGACTGGGTAAAACCATCCAGACACTGGCGATGCTGCAAAAATTAAAAGAGGAAGACGAGCTGAACCATACACACAGCACTTCTCTGATCATTATGCCTACTTCGTTAATTTATAACTGGCTGGCTGAAGCAAAGAAATTCACTCCAAAACTGAAAATCCTTGCACATACTGGCAGTACGCGAAATAAGGACGTCAGTCATTTTATAAAATATGATATCGTGATTACCACTTATGGAATCACCAGAGTTGATGTCAACGAGATACAGGATTTTTATTTCAATTATATTATTCTTGATGAGAGTCAGAATATCAAAAACCCTTCTTCAAAGTCATTCAAATCTGTCAGACAGTTAAAGTCAAGACACCGCTTGATTCTAAGCGGTACGCCTGTTGAAAATTCAGTGGGAGACCTTTGGACGCAGCTTACTTTCCTGAATCCAGGATTATTGGGTACACAAGCCTTTTTCAATGAGGAGTATGTTCAAGCTATTGAAAAGAGAAAGGATGAAGATAAGGCAAAGAAATTACAGGCCATTATCAAACCTTTTGTACTCAGACGTACCAAAGAACAGGTTGCAGAAGAGCTGCCGGCAAAAACTGAACAGATTATTTATTGTGATATGAGCGAAGATCAGGCTTCTTATTACGAAAAAACAAAGTCTGCTTACCGGAATGACTTGCTGAGTAGCATGGATGATGGTACTTATGCTAAAAAACAAGTGCAACTCCTGCAAGGTTTAACTGCTTTGCGTCAGCTGGCCAATCATCCGAGTATGATTGACGATGAATATTTATCGGATTCGGGTAAATTTGAGAACGTAATCCATACGCTCGACAACGTACTTAAAGGCGGCCATAAGGTTCTGATCTTCTCACAGTTTGTAAAGCACCTGAGTATTTTCAAACATCATTTTGAAAAAGAGCTAATTCCATTTGCCTATCTGGATGGTTCTACAAAAAACCGCGGGGAGATTGTTGCTGAATTTCAGGAGAACAAAGATCTTAAGGTCTTTTTGATTTCGATTAAGGCTGGCGGGGTTGGTTTAAACCTTACTCAGGCAGATTACGTCTTTATTTTAGACCCGTGGTGGAATCCTGCCGTTGAACAGCAGGCCATTGACAGATCGCACCGTATCGGTCAGGAAAAGAAGGTCTTTATCTATAAATTTATTGCGAAGGATACTGTCGAGGAAAAAATACTTGCCCTTCAAAACCGCAAGAAGCGCCTGGCAAGTTCATTGATTACTACAGAAGAAAGTTTCTTCAAATCTTTGAGTAAAGAGGATATCAGAGAGATCTTAAAATAG